A genomic region of Papaver somniferum cultivar HN1 chromosome 7, ASM357369v1, whole genome shotgun sequence contains the following coding sequences:
- the LOC113295023 gene encoding putative NAC domain-containing protein 94, whose amino-acid sequence MDEKHDYDKVDEVMLPGFRFHPTDEELVGFYLKRKIQQRTLSIELIKQLDIYKYDPWDLPKMATTGEKEWYFYCPRDRKYRNSTRPNRVTGGGFWKATGTDRPIYASEGSKCIGLKKSLVFYKGRAAKGIKTDWMMHEFRLPSLTDSTALKRPIDKNLPPNDAWAICRIFKKTNSMAQKALSHSWVSPVPETTQSDVLTYGTNCTQFSPENLSCTTDQGRSSAIQYCSNKDFTPTSSTSFSPSEFHSYEPMNPAVYKPTQHPISNGEVLPGFASFPPLDMAGSAKYSVDVASLLLNLSPALLGDVSKSSESIDFGGTEQRTSNGFSTNLVQEMQGNMGTVEEDEDSCLRKSNQNVATGNQWGTARSVGYPFDLPDAWKTNFPWESPPCPSEMSTSYSTNKCYI is encoded by the exons ATGGATGAGAAACATGATTATGATAAGGTAGATGAAGTTATGTTACCTGGGTTCCGGTTTCATCCAACTGATGAAGAGCTTGTAGGATTTTATCTCAAGAGAAAGATTCAACAACGTACTCTTTCCATTGAGCTTATCAAACAGTTGGATATCTACAAATATGATCCATGGGATCTTCCAA AAATGGCGACTACAGGAGAAAAAGAATGGTATTTTTACTGCCCAAGGGACAGGAAGTACAGAAACAGTACAAGGCCGAATCGAGTAACCGGAGGTGGGTTTTGGAAAGCGACTGGAACTGACAGACCTATATACGCTTCTGAAGGTTCCAAGTGCATTGGCTTAAAGAAGTCCCTTGTGTTTTACAAAGGTAGAGCTGCTAAAGGGATTAAAACTGACTGGATGATGCATGAATTTCGGCTACCTTCACTGACTGATTCGACTGCACTTAAGAGGCCCATTGATAAAAACTTACCACCAAAT GATGCATGGGCTATATGCAGAATCTTCAAGAAAACTAACTCAATGGCACAAAAAGCACTTTCTCATTCTTGGGTTTCACCAGTGCCTGAAACAACTCAGTCAGATGTGCTTACTTATGGAACAAATTGCACCCAGTTCAGTCCTGAGAACCTCTCGTGCACAACTGACCAAGGCAGATCTTCGGCCATACAGTACTGTTCAAACAAGGATTTTACACCAACTTCTTCCACTAGTTTTTCTCCTAGTGAGTTTCATTCCTACGAACCAATGAATCCAGCCGTTTATAAACCAACCCAACATCCCATTTCAAACGGAGAAGTTCTACCTGGCTTCGCTTCGTTTCCTCCTCTTGATATGGCAGGTTCCGCCAAGTATTCAGTTGATGTTGCTTCTTTGCTTTTAAACTTGTCCCCTGCTTTACTTGGAGATGTTAGTAAAAGTTCAGAGAGTATAGATTTTGGTGGGACTGAACAGAGGACTAGCAATGGTTTTTCCACTAATTTAGTACAGGAGATGCAGGGAAATATGGGTAcagtagaagaagatgaagattcatgctTGAGGAAGAGTAACCAAAATGTAGCAACCGGCAACCAGTGGGGAACTGCTCGATCTGTAGGGTATCCCTTTGATCTGCCGGATGCATGGAAGACCAATTTTCCATGGGAATCTCCCCCTTGCCCAAGTGAAATGTCGACGAGCTACTCGACAAACAAGTGCTACATTTAA
- the LOC113298016 gene encoding 60S ribosomal protein L34-1-like, protein MVQRLIYRSRHSYATKSNQNRVVKLPGGKNILQRTKKKAKGPVCPVTGKRIQGIPHLRPAEYKRSRLSRNRRTVNRAYGGVLSGSAVRERIIRAFLVEEQKIVKKVLKIQKAKEKTSTKA, encoded by the exons ATGGTGCAAAGATTAATTTACCGCTCCAGGCATAGTTATGCCACCAAGTCCAACCAGAACAGGGTTGTCAAACTCCCTG GTGGAAAGAACATTCTCCAGAGGACCAAGAAGAAGGCTAAAGGACCTGTGTGCCCTGTTACTGGAAAGAGGATTCAAGGG ATTCCTCATCTAAGACCTGCTGAATACAAGAGGTCTAGATTATCTAGAAACAGGAGAACTGTGAACCGTGCCTATGGTGGAGTATTATCTGGAAGTGCTGTCAGAGAGAG GATCATCCGTGCTTTCTTGGTTGAAGAGCAGAAAATTGTGAAGAAGGTACTGAAAATCCAGAAGGCCAAGGAGAAGACCTCCACAAAAGCCTAG